The Kocuria sp. TGY1127_2 genome includes a window with the following:
- a CDS encoding MFS transporter — translation MSQQTVEAPSGHPPTARRSRPIRVLGSAFAGTTLEWYDFYLYGIAAAIIFNNQYFHGSTPLISLLASFATLAVGVLARPIGGIIAGHVGDRVGRKALLVVSLLTMGLSSFLIGLLPNFDTIGIWAPIGLVTLRILQGLSAGAEWGGSALLSVEHAPGHLRGFFGSFTQIGSAGGMLLATGLYAIVQGIFTDEQFASFGWRVPFLASGVFVLVALWIRLGVSDAAEFTDIKGAGQVEQAPVWTMIKKYPRALAVTTFLRVAQNGIYYLVTVYLLTYLKDTQGGSGPVLTAVMIASAIGLFSGPFWGWVSDKVGRRPISLAGYIAIGVFGWAIFLAADAGNTSILPLIIIVGLVFAHDSVYGPQAAWFAEQFPVEVRYSGVSMGYQLGTLIGGGLMPFTATLLYAWGGETPWLITTYLSVLVVLSVIAALLAVDPVRTTVKENR, via the coding sequence GTGAGCCAGCAGACTGTCGAAGCACCTTCCGGGCACCCGCCGACTGCACGCCGCTCTCGTCCCATCCGCGTCCTCGGGAGCGCCTTCGCCGGAACCACTCTCGAGTGGTACGACTTCTACCTTTACGGCATCGCCGCGGCGATCATCTTCAACAATCAGTATTTCCATGGTTCGACGCCGCTCATCAGCTTGCTCGCCTCCTTCGCTACCCTCGCGGTGGGTGTGCTGGCTCGTCCCATCGGCGGAATCATCGCCGGTCACGTCGGTGACAGGGTCGGCCGCAAAGCCTTGTTGGTCGTCTCGCTCCTGACGATGGGGCTGTCCTCTTTTCTGATCGGTCTCCTGCCGAATTTCGACACCATCGGTATCTGGGCGCCCATCGGTCTCGTGACCCTTCGAATCCTCCAAGGGTTGTCCGCCGGCGCGGAGTGGGGAGGCTCGGCGCTGCTGAGCGTCGAGCACGCTCCGGGTCACCTCCGCGGCTTCTTCGGTTCCTTCACGCAGATCGGTTCGGCCGGAGGAATGCTGCTGGCCACCGGGCTCTACGCGATCGTCCAGGGCATCTTCACCGACGAGCAATTTGCCTCCTTCGGCTGGCGCGTGCCGTTCCTCGCCTCGGGAGTATTCGTACTCGTGGCATTGTGGATCCGCCTGGGTGTCTCGGATGCCGCGGAATTCACGGATATCAAGGGCGCGGGACAGGTCGAACAGGCTCCCGTGTGGACCATGATCAAAAAATACCCGCGGGCCCTGGCCGTGACGACGTTCCTGCGCGTTGCTCAGAACGGAATCTATTACCTCGTCACGGTGTATTTGCTGACGTATCTCAAGGACACCCAGGGCGGTTCGGGGCCGGTGCTCACCGCAGTCATGATCGCCTCCGCGATAGGGCTCTTCTCCGGGCCGTTTTGGGGGTGGGTCTCCGACAAAGTCGGTCGCCGCCCCATTTCCCTCGCCGGGTATATAGCTATCGGCGTCTTCGGTTGGGCCATATTCCTCGCGGCCGATGCCGGTAACACCTCGATCCTGCCCTTGATCATCATTGTGGGCCTCGTCTTCGCTCACGACTCGGTGTACGGTCCTCAGGCTGCATGGTTCGCCGAACAGTTCCCCGTCGAGGTGCGCTACTCCGGCGTCAGCATGGGCTATCAACTGGGAACGCTGATCGGTGGCGGTTTGATGCCGTTCACCGCGACCCTCCTCTACGCCTGGGGCGGAGAAACCCCCTGGCTCATTACTACCTATCTGTCCGTACTCGTGGTTCTTTCCGTGATCGCCGCCCTCCTGGCCGTGGACCCGGTTCGAACCACTGTCAAGGAGAACCGATGA
- a CDS encoding acyl-CoA dehydrogenase family protein, with amino-acid sequence MTEKLSANLPTDYPALAKHFAPLFESIAQGSLQRDLERRLPFDEIEQLDAAGFSMLRVPAEHGGPGVSIETFIRLLVDLAAADANVAHVYRSHYGFVEALRFQPRAIQDAWYPRVLSGETVGNASTERGSNQLGSLNTRLTNTADGWRVNGEKYYTTGTIFSDYTRVSASLDEGEGRRFAVVRVDTPGVKIADDWDGFGQRLTGTGTTTLENVAVEEAGLLDRVTGSPEAVHEAAFFQLVLLAVMAGIARAARDDAAGSVARRARTFNTGSGLPFREDPLIQEATGRIAAKAFTAESVVTQTARILDEGIRAAETAGATRFEFLDDPDFPERIPEALSFSEVAVEHAQVSVPELALGAAQELFLTGGASATSRSKGLDRHWRNAQTVATHNPIAFRARAIGDYWINGTLPEGLNAIGDATKSQTVKP; translated from the coding sequence ATGACCGAAAAACTGTCCGCAAACCTTCCGACCGATTACCCGGCTTTGGCTAAACATTTCGCCCCGCTCTTCGAGAGCATCGCGCAAGGGTCCCTCCAGCGCGATCTTGAGCGGCGCCTTCCGTTCGACGAGATAGAACAGCTCGACGCCGCGGGCTTCAGCATGCTGCGAGTCCCTGCGGAGCACGGAGGTCCCGGTGTCAGCATCGAAACTTTCATCCGGCTCCTCGTCGACCTCGCCGCCGCAGACGCAAACGTCGCACACGTCTACCGATCTCACTACGGCTTCGTCGAAGCCCTGCGTTTTCAGCCGCGAGCAATTCAGGACGCCTGGTATCCCCGCGTTCTCTCGGGGGAGACGGTGGGCAATGCTTCTACCGAGCGGGGAAGCAATCAGCTGGGTTCGCTGAATACCCGCCTCACCAACACCGCAGACGGATGGCGTGTGAACGGAGAAAAGTATTACACCACCGGCACCATCTTCTCGGATTACACGCGCGTCTCGGCTTCCCTCGACGAGGGGGAGGGGCGCCGTTTCGCCGTCGTCCGCGTTGATACCCCAGGGGTGAAAATCGCGGACGACTGGGACGGATTCGGCCAGCGCCTCACCGGTACGGGAACCACCACGCTCGAGAACGTCGCGGTCGAAGAAGCAGGCCTCCTGGACCGCGTTACGGGTTCGCCCGAAGCCGTTCACGAGGCCGCGTTCTTTCAGCTCGTTCTCTTGGCCGTTATGGCGGGGATCGCCCGGGCTGCTCGCGACGACGCCGCCGGCTCGGTTGCGCGACGGGCCCGCACATTCAACACCGGATCGGGACTTCCATTTCGCGAAGACCCCTTGATCCAGGAAGCGACGGGACGGATCGCCGCCAAGGCATTCACCGCCGAATCGGTCGTGACCCAGACAGCCCGAATCCTCGACGAGGGGATTCGTGCCGCGGAAACCGCCGGGGCGACGAGGTTCGAATTCCTGGACGACCCCGACTTTCCCGAGCGCATTCCCGAGGCGTTGTCCTTTTCTGAGGTTGCCGTTGAGCACGCGCAGGTCAGCGTTCCCGAACTCGCTCTCGGCGCGGCGCAGGAACTGTTCCTCACCGGAGGCGCCTCCGCGACGTCACGCTCCAAAGGGCTGGACCGACACTGGCGCAACGCCCAGACCGTCGCAACACACAATCCCATCGCATTCCGTGCCCGTGCGATCGGTGACTACTGGATCAATGGAACCCTTCCCGAGGGTCTCAACGCGATCGGGGATGCAACCAAGAGCCAGACGGTGAAACCGTGA
- a CDS encoding AI-2E family transporter, protein MMGKPTEDRARTPQEPEETQPHFRGSVPAPPLPGQLWKDSFGRASIRALQILLIAGAVTLLGYLVVTLKIVTLPLLLALIIASAMHPIIRILRRAHFNRIWAAITALLGIVLVLAAVISSVVMTVIYEWSDLAVQTQEGFGKLVAILTEWGVPLDNTHIQEYLHKGSQYFESNSAGSSAVEGVSVVTQLVAGALLMIVMLFFFLLDGPRMWAFLVSFVPARLKTRINDAGHASVHVLGRYIRGTVIIAAFAAVVDLIAMLVMGVPLAFPLAALIFLSAFIPIVGALVTGTCAALVALVAAGPAAAIVLIIVVILVNQIEHHILQPKVMGSALSLHGIVIISALAIGAHQGGVAGALLAVPMSAVGWASYKAFRSTRFVSSRESDLAKGQDSLEDGSNEEGAAAP, encoded by the coding sequence ATGATGGGGAAACCAACCGAGGACCGGGCGAGAACGCCCCAGGAACCCGAGGAGACCCAGCCACACTTTCGGGGCAGTGTTCCTGCGCCGCCTTTGCCCGGTCAGTTGTGGAAGGACTCATTCGGTCGGGCCTCGATCCGCGCCCTGCAGATCCTGCTGATCGCCGGGGCCGTGACGCTTCTGGGGTACCTCGTGGTGACCCTGAAGATTGTGACTTTGCCGCTTCTTCTTGCCCTCATCATCGCCTCGGCGATGCATCCGATCATCCGGATCCTGCGCCGGGCGCACTTCAACAGGATCTGGGCCGCGATCACTGCCCTTCTGGGCATTGTTCTGGTGCTCGCCGCGGTGATCTCCTCGGTGGTCATGACTGTGATCTACGAATGGTCGGATCTGGCAGTCCAAACGCAGGAAGGCTTCGGTAAGCTCGTTGCGATCCTGACCGAATGGGGCGTCCCGCTGGACAACACCCACATCCAGGAGTATCTCCACAAGGGCAGCCAATACTTTGAGTCCAACAGCGCCGGCTCGAGCGCGGTCGAAGGGGTCTCCGTGGTCACCCAGCTGGTCGCGGGCGCGCTCCTGATGATCGTGATGCTGTTCTTTTTCTTGCTGGACGGCCCCCGAATGTGGGCTTTCCTCGTGAGTTTTGTGCCGGCACGGCTCAAGACCAGGATCAACGATGCCGGCCATGCAAGCGTTCACGTTCTGGGCAGATACATCCGCGGAACCGTGATCATTGCGGCGTTCGCGGCGGTCGTGGATCTCATTGCGATGCTGGTCATGGGCGTACCTCTCGCATTTCCCTTGGCAGCGTTGATCTTTCTCAGCGCGTTCATCCCTATCGTCGGGGCCCTCGTCACCGGTACCTGTGCGGCTCTGGTTGCGCTCGTGGCGGCCGGACCGGCGGCCGCTATCGTGCTGATCATCGTCGTGATCCTCGTGAACCAGATCGAGCACCATATTCTCCAACCCAAGGTCATGGGATCGGCACTGAGTCTGCACGGCATCGTGATCATCAGCGCGCTCGCGATCGGAGCACATCAGGGCGGAGTTGCGGGCGCACTGTTGGCCGTGCCCATGTCAGCGGTGGGTTGGGCCAGCTACAAGGCTTTCCGATCCACGCGGTTCGTTTCCTCCAGGGAGTCCGACCTCGCGAAGGGGCAGGACAGTTTGGAAGACGGATCTAATGAGGAGGGCGCGGCGGCGCCGTAA
- a CDS encoding LLM class flavin-dependent oxidoreductase has translation MTRPILINAFDMLVPVHQTPGLWRHPESRISEFDQLSYWTDLARTLEEGGFASLFLADIPGIYDVYGGNGDATARGGVQYPLLDPLVVVTAMAQRTENLGFGVTASVSYEQPYLLARTLSTLDHFTDGRVAWNIVTSYQDSAAKNLGMAGQIPHDERYDRADEYMEVMYKLFEGSFGPDAVKADPEANVFVDPEQVRPIEHEGKFFSVPGVALAHPGPQGTPFLFQAGASKRGQRFALDHAEAIFFSGGTPELVRGWTSAVRDELEARGRARDSVKIFSLATVVVAETDELAEQRLEEYKDLVDTEATLALFGGWTGVDLSGADPDSEIEHVTTDANQSALASFTTLSPNKTWTVRDLAEFVAIGGRGPVIVGSPETVADELERWIEEADVDGFNLSAAVRPTDLERFSRFVSPELRRRGLLDEPEPGTTLRERIGGNGPGLPGDHRGASFRVEG, from the coding sequence ATGACCCGCCCTATTCTGATCAACGCTTTCGACATGCTGGTCCCGGTGCACCAGACGCCGGGCTTGTGGCGTCACCCCGAATCCAGAATCTCGGAATTCGACCAGCTTTCCTACTGGACGGATCTGGCCCGGACCCTCGAGGAAGGCGGATTCGCATCCCTCTTCCTCGCCGATATCCCCGGCATTTACGACGTCTACGGCGGCAATGGGGATGCCACCGCCCGCGGAGGGGTGCAATACCCTCTGCTCGACCCCTTGGTCGTGGTGACCGCCATGGCCCAACGAACGGAGAATCTCGGTTTCGGCGTCACGGCATCCGTCAGCTATGAACAGCCCTACCTTTTGGCGCGGACCCTGAGCACGTTGGATCACTTCACCGACGGGCGCGTCGCCTGGAATATCGTGACGAGTTATCAGGACTCCGCGGCCAAGAATTTGGGGATGGCCGGTCAGATCCCGCACGACGAGCGCTACGATCGAGCAGACGAATACATGGAGGTCATGTACAAGCTGTTCGAGGGTTCTTTCGGGCCCGACGCGGTGAAAGCGGACCCCGAGGCGAACGTCTTCGTGGACCCGGAACAGGTGCGTCCGATCGAACACGAAGGCAAGTTCTTCTCGGTCCCCGGTGTAGCCCTGGCTCACCCCGGGCCGCAGGGCACCCCGTTCTTGTTCCAAGCAGGCGCGTCCAAGAGGGGCCAAAGATTCGCCCTGGACCACGCGGAGGCTATCTTCTTCTCCGGAGGCACGCCCGAACTCGTGCGCGGATGGACCAGTGCGGTGCGGGACGAGCTGGAAGCTCGAGGCCGTGCGCGTGATTCCGTCAAGATTTTCAGCCTGGCGACCGTCGTCGTCGCAGAGACGGACGAACTGGCCGAACAACGGCTCGAAGAATACAAGGACCTCGTTGACACTGAGGCCACGCTCGCGCTCTTCGGAGGCTGGACGGGCGTCGACCTCTCGGGAGCCGATCCGGACTCCGAGATCGAACACGTCACCACGGACGCAAATCAATCGGCGCTCGCGAGCTTCACGACGCTGTCCCCGAACAAGACATGGACCGTGAGAGACCTCGCGGAATTCGTCGCCATCGGAGGGCGCGGCCCCGTGATCGTCGGCTCCCCCGAAACAGTGGCCGATGAACTCGAACGGTGGATCGAAGAGGCCGACGTGGACGGATTCAACCTCTCCGCGGCCGTGCGTCCCACGGATCTGGAGCGTTTCTCCCGCTTTGTGTCACCGGAATTGCGGCGCCGCGGTCTCCTGGACGAACCCGAGCCGGGTACGACCCTTCGCGAGCGCATCGGCGGCAACGGGCCCGGGCTGCCGGGTGATCATCGCGGGGCCTCATTTCGAGTCGAGGGTTAG